The Candidatus Methylomirabilota bacterium genome contains a region encoding:
- a CDS encoding glycine/sarcosine/betaine reductase selenoprotein B family protein, whose product MSSLFAAEDDVPIPYMRRTREYYRALGFAPYRWAHFVEVPFTPLRTPLDRARVALITTAAPFQPEAGDQGPGAPYNAAAKFYRVYSDSTDGEPDLRISHVGYDRRHTSAQDLNTYFPLARMKEAVAARRIGSLGSRFHGLPTNRSQRTTTETDVPELLRRCQEDGVDAAVLVPTUPVCHQTVSLAARHLEGHGIATVIMGCAKDIVEHCGVPRFLFSDFPLGNSAGRPFDVESQRLTLELTLRVLETAPAARTTVQSPLRWSEDAAWKRDYNDLSRLTPEEITERRKEFEVVKAVARAKREGS is encoded by the coding sequence ATGAGCTCGCTCTTCGCGGCAGAGGACGACGTGCCGATCCCCTACATGCGGCGCACGCGCGAGTACTACCGCGCCCTGGGCTTCGCGCCCTATCGCTGGGCCCACTTCGTCGAGGTGCCGTTCACGCCGCTGCGCACGCCGCTCGACCGGGCCCGGGTGGCGCTGATCACGACCGCCGCCCCCTTTCAGCCCGAGGCCGGCGACCAGGGGCCCGGCGCGCCCTACAACGCGGCGGCCAAGTTCTACCGGGTGTACTCGGACTCGACCGACGGCGAGCCGGACCTGAGAATCTCGCACGTCGGCTACGATCGCCGGCACACCTCGGCCCAGGACCTCAACACGTACTTCCCTTTGGCGCGCATGAAGGAAGCGGTGGCGGCGAGGCGGATCGGGTCGCTCGGGTCTCGCTTCCACGGGCTGCCCACGAACCGGAGCCAGCGGACGACCACGGAGACCGACGTGCCCGAGCTGCTGCGTCGCTGCCAGGAGGACGGTGTCGACGCCGCCGTGCTGGTGCCCACCTGACCGGTGTGCCACCAGACCGTGAGTCTGGCCGCGCGGCACCTGGAAGGCCACGGCATCGCGACCGTGATCATGGGCTGCGCCAAGGACATCGTCGAGCACTGCGGCGTGCCCCGCTTCCTCTTCAGTGATTTTCCCCTGGGCAACTCGGCCGGGCGCCCGTTCGACGTCGAATCCCAGAGGCTCACGCTGGAGCTGACCCTGCGGGTTCTCGAGACCGCGCCGGCCGCCCGGACCACCGTGCAGTCGCCGCTGCGCTGGAGCGAGGACGCGGCCTGGAAGCGCGACTACAACGACCTCAGCCGGCTCACCCCCGAGGAGATCACCGAGCGCCGGAAAGAGTTCGAGGTGGTCAAGGCCGTCGCGCGGGCCAAGCGCGAGGGATCGTGA
- a CDS encoding hydantoinase/oxoprolinase family protein gives MTAAPALLVGVDVGGTFTDLVLVDEVSGAVRVAKVPTTVSNQADGVLAALARAEASPAELKVVVHGTTTATNALLERKGARTGLITTRGFRDVLELGRRTRPTPYGLKGTFEALIPRELRLEVTERLDAEGQVVTPLDEEEVRRAAEWLREQGVEALVIHFIHSYVNDVHERRARAVAAAAWPNPYVTVGAELLPEYREFERGSTAAINGFVQPVIDRYLRRLAGELGRQGYRHELLVMQGNGGTMSVDVAARHAVNTLMSGPAAGVMAAAATASAAGYRNVISCDMGGTSFDVGVIVGGMPAVSADKEMGYALPVRVPMIDIHTIGAGGGSIARVSSAGILQVGPESAGAEPGPVAYGRGGQEPTITDANLLLGRLNPQGLLGVANGARLDHVRDVVDKKIGAHLALDPVAAAAAIVRVANDRMAGAIRLVSLQRGRDPRDFILFAFGGAGPLHAAALARELAIPKVLVPARPGITSALGCLVADVRHDFVRTINQGLLRLDVAEARAILAAQIDEGRRLLATEGVEVETVAVQHEADMQFAGQTHVLTVPIARTDFTREELATTFERAYFERFGVELREMRALVMSLRTAVIGRRRPIALDGLAGAVAAGGPNSTRAVWFGERWHDTPIFRREQLPPGASLAGPAIVEQLDATTVIEPGDRARVDTWDNLEITVRSA, from the coding sequence ATGACCGCGGCCCCGGCCCTCCTCGTGGGCGTGGACGTCGGCGGCACCTTCACCGATCTCGTTCTCGTCGACGAGGTCAGCGGCGCCGTACGGGTGGCCAAGGTGCCGACGACGGTCTCCAACCAGGCCGACGGCGTCCTGGCCGCCCTGGCCCGGGCCGAGGCCTCGCCGGCGGAGCTCAAGGTCGTGGTCCACGGCACCACCACGGCCACCAACGCGCTGCTCGAGCGCAAGGGCGCGCGGACCGGGCTCATCACCACGCGCGGCTTTCGCGACGTCCTGGAGCTCGGCCGGCGCACCCGGCCGACGCCTTACGGGCTCAAGGGGACGTTCGAGGCCTTGATCCCGCGCGAGCTGCGCCTCGAGGTGACCGAGCGCCTGGACGCCGAGGGACAGGTGGTGACGCCCCTCGACGAGGAGGAGGTGCGACGCGCCGCGGAGTGGCTTCGCGAGCAGGGCGTCGAGGCCCTCGTGATCCACTTCATCCACTCCTACGTCAACGACGTCCACGAGCGACGCGCCCGTGCCGTGGCCGCCGCGGCGTGGCCGAACCCCTACGTCACGGTGGGGGCCGAGCTGCTGCCCGAGTACCGGGAGTTCGAGCGCGGGTCCACGGCGGCCATCAACGGGTTCGTCCAGCCGGTGATCGACCGCTACCTCCGCCGGCTGGCCGGCGAGCTGGGCCGCCAGGGCTACCGCCACGAGCTCCTGGTCATGCAAGGCAATGGCGGCACGATGTCCGTGGACGTGGCCGCCCGCCACGCCGTCAACACGCTCATGTCGGGACCGGCGGCCGGGGTCATGGCGGCTGCCGCCACCGCCTCGGCGGCCGGCTACCGCAACGTGATCTCCTGCGACATGGGAGGCACGAGCTTCGATGTCGGGGTGATCGTCGGCGGAATGCCCGCTGTGAGCGCCGACAAGGAGATGGGCTACGCGCTGCCCGTGCGCGTGCCCATGATCGACATCCACACCATCGGCGCCGGCGGCGGCTCGATCGCCAGGGTGTCGAGCGCGGGAATCTTACAGGTGGGACCCGAGAGCGCGGGCGCCGAGCCCGGTCCCGTCGCCTACGGCCGCGGCGGCCAGGAGCCCACGATCACCGACGCCAACCTGCTCCTGGGCCGCCTCAACCCCCAGGGGCTCCTGGGCGTGGCGAATGGCGCGCGGCTCGACCACGTGCGCGACGTTGTCGACAAGAAGATCGGCGCTCACCTGGCCCTCGATCCGGTAGCCGCGGCGGCGGCCATCGTGCGGGTGGCCAACGACCGGATGGCCGGGGCCATCCGGTTGGTGTCGCTCCAGCGCGGGCGCGACCCGCGCGACTTCATCCTGTTCGCCTTCGGGGGGGCGGGACCGCTGCACGCGGCGGCCCTGGCCCGGGAGCTGGCCATCCCCAAAGTGCTGGTCCCGGCCCGGCCGGGCATCACGTCGGCCCTGGGATGCCTGGTAGCCGATGTCCGCCACGACTTCGTCCGAACGATCAACCAGGGACTCCTGCGCCTCGACGTGGCCGAAGCGCGGGCGATCCTGGCGGCCCAGATCGACGAGGGGCGTCGCCTGCTCGCCACCGAGGGCGTCGAGGTCGAAACCGTCGCGGTGCAGCACGAGGCGGATATGCAGTTCGCCGGTCAGACGCACGTGCTCACCGTGCCCATCGCCCGGACGGACTTCACGCGCGAGGAGCTGGCCACGACCTTCGAGCGCGCCTACTTCGAGCGCTTCGGGGTCGAGCTGCGCGAGATGCGGGCGCTCGTCATGAGCCTGCGGACCGCCGTGATCGGCCGCCGGCGCCCGATCGCGCTGGACGGCCTCGCCGGGGCCGTCGCCGCCGGGGGCCCGAACAGCACACGTGCCGTGTGGTTCG
- a CDS encoding AI-2E family transporter, which yields MRAAAVTVVTAGVIAALYYGQIVLIPVALAILLSFLLTPVVRLFERLGIGRVVSVLAVGVLTYAVLGAAAWIVTVQGASLIKALPEYRHNIRQKVADVRSFGRGGTIERLQETVEEATGPSPAPPAAPVVVEKDKTWDLWGVPAAVGPWLAPLATAGLVAVLVPFILLERGGLTDRVIQLMGRRRLAITTKALDETAERVSRYLLMQSIINATYGSLVMAGLFLLGVPYAVLWGFLAAVLRFIPYVGPWIGALLPVALSLAVFPGWTRPALVAGLFVVLELFSNLVMETILYAGSAGVSQVALLIAVAFWTALWGPIGLVLATPLTVCLVVFGKHVPELRFLVVLMTDDRVVAPDVGFYQRILAGDSDEALDYLQECAQAEGADPYDGVLVPALKHARRDHAAGMIGAEDASRVVEAIARAADQLDEGDKPPASSDEDGPSVLGCPAVDRADEVALRMLARLVAADGIAMEVLPATLLTSEVAREIETRRPRAVLIGSLPPGGLGETRYLCKRLGASASPPWILVARWGLPVEASEAPAPHAAATVRSLAEARDQLQQFARTTRDATPVSQS from the coding sequence GTGAGGGCTGCCGCTGTGACGGTGGTGACTGCGGGAGTCATCGCCGCCCTCTACTACGGTCAGATTGTCCTCATCCCCGTGGCTCTGGCTATCCTCTTGAGCTTCCTGCTCACGCCGGTCGTCCGGCTCTTCGAGCGCCTCGGGATCGGGCGCGTGGTATCGGTGCTCGCCGTCGGCGTGCTGACCTACGCGGTGCTGGGCGCCGCCGCCTGGATCGTCACGGTGCAGGGTGCGAGCCTGATCAAGGCGCTGCCCGAATATCGGCACAACATCCGGCAGAAGGTCGCGGACGTGCGCAGCTTCGGCCGCGGCGGGACCATCGAGCGCCTGCAGGAGACGGTGGAGGAAGCCACCGGTCCCTCGCCGGCCCCCCCGGCCGCGCCGGTCGTGGTCGAGAAGGACAAGACGTGGGACCTCTGGGGTGTGCCTGCCGCGGTCGGCCCCTGGCTGGCCCCGCTGGCGACGGCCGGGCTCGTCGCCGTCCTGGTTCCGTTCATCCTCCTCGAGCGCGGAGGGCTCACCGATCGGGTCATCCAGCTCATGGGCCGGCGCCGGCTCGCCATCACCACCAAAGCGCTGGACGAGACGGCCGAGCGCGTCAGCCGGTACCTCCTCATGCAGTCGATCATCAACGCCACCTATGGCTCGCTGGTGATGGCCGGGCTCTTTCTGCTCGGCGTCCCCTACGCGGTCCTCTGGGGGTTTCTGGCCGCCGTGCTGCGGTTCATCCCGTACGTCGGACCGTGGATCGGCGCCCTGCTGCCGGTCGCCCTGAGCCTGGCCGTGTTCCCGGGGTGGACCCGGCCGGCGCTGGTGGCCGGACTCTTCGTCGTCCTGGAGCTCTTCAGCAACCTGGTCATGGAGACGATCCTCTACGCCGGCAGCGCGGGCGTGTCCCAGGTCGCCCTGTTGATCGCGGTGGCGTTCTGGACCGCGCTCTGGGGTCCCATCGGGCTCGTGCTCGCCACGCCGCTCACGGTCTGCCTCGTGGTGTTCGGCAAGCACGTGCCCGAGCTCAGGTTCCTGGTCGTGCTGATGACCGACGACCGCGTGGTGGCCCCGGACGTCGGGTTCTACCAGCGCATCCTCGCCGGGGACTCCGACGAGGCGCTGGACTACCTGCAAGAGTGCGCGCAGGCGGAGGGCGCCGACCCGTACGACGGCGTCCTCGTTCCCGCACTCAAGCATGCCCGCCGGGACCACGCGGCCGGCATGATCGGCGCCGAGGACGCCTCCCGCGTGGTGGAAGCAATCGCGCGCGCGGCCGACCAGCTTGACGAGGGCGACAAGCCCCCAGCCTCGAGCGACGAGGACGGCCCGAGCGTGCTCGGCTGCCCGGCCGTGGACCGGGCCGACGAGGTGGCCCTCCGGATGCTGGCTCGCCTGGTGGCGGCGGACGGCATCGCCATGGAGGTGCTGCCGGCCACGCTGCTCACGAGCGAAGTGGCGCGCGAGATCGAGACGCGGCGGCCGCGGGCGGTGCTCATCGGCAGCCTGCCCCCGGGCGGGCTCGGCGAGACGCGCTATCTCTGCAAGCGGCTCGGCGCATCGGCATCTCCTCCGTGGATCCTGGTCGCCCGGTGGGGCTTGCCCGTCGAGGCCAGCGAGGCGCCCGCGCCGCATGCGGCGGCGACGGTGCGGTCGCTGGCCGAGGCTCGCGACCAGCTACAGCAGTTCGCGCGGACAACTCGGGACGCCACGCCGGTGTCGCAATCTTGA
- a CDS encoding CoA transferase, translated as MSKPFAGVRILDFTRYLAGPYGTYQLALLGADVIKIESREGDESRGQLADRTWAERKMAPSFLAVNGNKRSITLDLRRPPAVEIVKRLVVGADVVWENFRGGVMDRLGLGYEALSACNPKLIYCAVSGFGRTGPERNTAAFDGKLQAMSGIMSITGEPASGPTRAGFALCDTIGGLTAALAVASALYQRTHTGRGQLVDVAMLDAALAFIPGPVTEYTVAGIAQRQIGNGSVSRKPTANRFRTRDGYIVLAVLTEKQFASLMRALGCADALEDPRFKDWPARTANEPTLRAIIERALVTDDARSWEARLTAADVPCGSIWTIEEIVHHPQLESRDVLQTIDSRYGPLGLVGAGFRLAHGSPGLERQPPTVGEHTDEILREAGYGTEDIERLRRDAVI; from the coding sequence GTGAGCAAGCCCTTCGCGGGCGTCCGCATCCTGGACTTCACCCGCTACCTGGCCGGCCCCTACGGCACCTACCAGCTGGCGCTCCTGGGGGCCGACGTGATCAAGATCGAGTCGCGCGAGGGCGACGAGTCGCGCGGGCAGCTCGCCGACCGGACGTGGGCCGAGCGCAAGATGGCGCCCTCGTTCCTGGCCGTCAACGGCAACAAGCGCTCGATCACCCTTGACCTCCGGCGCCCGCCGGCGGTGGAGATCGTCAAGCGGCTGGTGGTCGGCGCCGATGTCGTGTGGGAGAACTTCCGTGGCGGCGTCATGGACCGGCTGGGCCTGGGCTACGAGGCTCTGTCGGCCTGCAATCCCAAGCTCATCTACTGCGCCGTCTCTGGGTTCGGTCGAACGGGCCCCGAACGCAACACCGCCGCCTTCGACGGCAAGCTGCAGGCCATGTCGGGCATCATGTCGATCACGGGTGAGCCGGCCAGCGGCCCCACCCGCGCGGGGTTCGCCCTCTGCGACACGATCGGCGGCCTGACGGCAGCGCTGGCCGTGGCCAGCGCGCTCTACCAGCGCACGCACACCGGGCGCGGGCAGCTGGTGGACGTGGCCATGCTGGATGCGGCGCTGGCCTTCATTCCGGGTCCGGTCACCGAGTACACGGTGGCCGGCATCGCCCAGCGCCAGATCGGCAACGGCTCGGTCAGCCGCAAGCCGACGGCCAACCGCTTCAGGACGCGCGACGGCTACATCGTCCTCGCCGTGCTCACCGAGAAGCAGTTCGCGAGCCTCATGCGCGCGCTGGGGTGCGCCGACGCCCTCGAGGATCCGCGCTTCAAGGACTGGCCGGCGCGCACCGCGAACGAGCCCACCCTGCGCGCGATCATCGAGCGCGCGCTGGTCACCGACGACGCCAGGTCCTGGGAAGCCCGATTGACGGCCGCCGACGTGCCTTGTGGCTCCATCTGGACCATCGAGGAGATCGTCCACCACCCCCAGCTCGAGTCGCGCGACGTGCTCCAGACGATCGACTCCCGGTACGGCCCCCTGGGCCTGGTCGGTGCCGGGTTCCGCCTGGCCCACGGCAGCCCTGGCCTCGAGCGCCAGCCACCCACGGTCGGCGAGCACACCGACGAGATCCTACGGGAAGCCGGCTACGGAACGGAGGACATCGAGAGGCTGCGGCGTGACGCGGTGATCTGA
- a CDS encoding LLM class flavin-dependent oxidoreductase, with protein MDFGLFMMPLHPPYRAFADAYDRDIDQLVLADQLGFREAWVGEHLTERWENAPAPDLLIARALALTRNVRLGTGVTLLALHHPLSLAHRLAMLDHMARGRFQWGIGGGGIPTDLALLGLDPSDPAAVRARSAEVLDVVLGLWASEGPFTYHGKFFDIDTPVFDPVKARGYYMKPYQRPHPPVAVAASTPGSGSMRMAGERGFMPMSSSLLSRPYLSGHWRLVEEGARKAGRPARREDWRIARDILVAPTPALARARARAVLGRNYLEHQRPNRLGTIQMTSTKLEPGMSDEAVTVDYLMENVWIVGDPSECADKLHQLHEESGGFGTLLAITTDSDDAGWDHESLRLLIEQVAPHVAHLGDTAARSSVP; from the coding sequence ATGGACTTCGGCCTGTTCATGATGCCGCTCCACCCGCCGTACCGGGCGTTCGCCGACGCCTACGACCGGGACATCGACCAGCTCGTGCTGGCCGATCAACTGGGCTTTCGCGAGGCCTGGGTCGGCGAGCACCTCACCGAGCGGTGGGAGAACGCTCCGGCGCCCGATCTGCTCATCGCGCGAGCCCTGGCCCTGACCCGAAACGTGCGGCTGGGGACCGGCGTCACGCTGCTGGCGCTCCACCATCCGCTGTCCCTGGCCCACCGCCTGGCCATGCTCGACCACATGGCGCGTGGCCGCTTTCAGTGGGGGATCGGCGGCGGCGGCATTCCCACCGACCTGGCGCTGCTGGGCCTCGACCCCTCCGATCCCGCCGCGGTGCGGGCCCGCTCGGCCGAGGTGCTCGACGTCGTGCTGGGCCTGTGGGCGTCGGAGGGCCCGTTCACGTATCACGGCAAGTTCTTCGACATCGACACGCCCGTGTTCGATCCGGTGAAGGCCCGCGGATACTACATGAAGCCCTATCAGCGTCCGCACCCGCCCGTCGCGGTGGCGGCCAGCACTCCCGGCTCGGGCTCGATGCGGATGGCGGGCGAGCGCGGGTTCATGCCCATGTCGAGCTCGCTCCTGTCCCGACCGTATCTCAGCGGCCACTGGCGCCTGGTCGAGGAGGGAGCCCGGAAGGCCGGCCGCCCGGCCCGCCGCGAGGACTGGCGCATCGCGCGGGACATTCTCGTCGCGCCCACCCCCGCGCTGGCCCGCGCGCGGGCCCGCGCCGTGCTCGGGCGGAACTACCTGGAGCATCAGCGTCCCAATCGCCTGGGCACCATCCAGATGACGTCGACCAAGCTCGAACCCGGTATGTCCGACGAGGCGGTCACCGTCGACTACCTGATGGAGAACGTCTGGATCGTGGGCGATCCGAGCGAATGCGCGGACAAGCTCCACCAGCTCCACGAGGAGAGCGGCGGTTTCGGCACGCTGCTGGCCATCACCACGGACTCGGACGATGCCGGCTGGGACCACGAGAGCCTGCGTCTGCTGATCGAGCAAGTGGCGCCCCACGTCGCCCACCTGGGGGACACGGCCGCGAGGAGCTCGGTCCCATGA
- a CDS encoding amidase: MATEPHDLPISELSRLIAARTLSPVELLEALIRRVEQHDDQTRAFITRTFDLARAQAKQAETELAAGRTRGPLHGIPFALKDIYDTRGILTSGHSRVFIDRVPAEDATPPKRLYEAGAVLLGKLATHEMAHAGPSFDLPWPPARNPWNLVHFTGGSSSGSGAAVAAGLVPLALGSDTGGSIRGPASHCGVVGLMPTFGLVSRAGVITNSYTFDHCGPLARSVEDCALALDALAGYDPRDAGSLRRPIPSYRQALAGDLRGLRIGVLRHHWEEDLPASEDVRRAMDAALDVLGGLGARLEECRVRPLASYFDVKIIIAESEIFSVHQKHLIARPRDFGADFRSRVLPSVLFTAHDYVQASREHRRMMVEMEPLYVRFDAFVTAALGEAPRLSDYRSVSFWQRPSPLTAWNVTGQPVLALPSGFGPNGLPLGMQIVGRPFGETTILKIGHAYEQATEWHRRRPRLLAGALAPEVVPPPVLSGSADPVDGETRDLCVTAARRAGLSLDDLMLAQLLEGAPYALGMVRRLRRDHDPHHEPANVFSFPPV, from the coding sequence ATGGCCACCGAGCCGCACGACCTGCCCATCAGTGAGCTGTCCCGGTTGATCGCGGCCCGGACGCTGTCGCCGGTAGAGTTGCTGGAGGCGCTGATCCGCCGGGTCGAGCAGCACGACGACCAGACGCGGGCGTTCATCACGCGCACGTTCGATCTGGCGCGCGCGCAGGCCAAGCAGGCCGAGACCGAGCTCGCCGCGGGCCGGACCCGCGGCCCGCTACACGGTATCCCGTTCGCGCTCAAGGACATTTACGACACGCGAGGTATCCTCACGTCCGGCCACTCGCGCGTGTTCATCGACCGCGTGCCCGCGGAGGATGCGACCCCGCCGAAGCGGCTGTACGAGGCCGGGGCGGTGCTGCTCGGCAAGCTGGCCACCCACGAGATGGCCCACGCGGGCCCCTCGTTCGACCTGCCCTGGCCGCCGGCGCGCAACCCCTGGAACCTGGTCCACTTCACGGGTGGTTCCTCGTCGGGATCGGGCGCCGCCGTGGCGGCCGGCCTGGTTCCGCTGGCCCTCGGCTCGGACACCGGCGGATCGATCCGCGGCCCGGCGTCGCACTGCGGCGTCGTCGGCCTCATGCCCACCTTCGGTCTGGTGAGCCGGGCCGGCGTCATCACCAACTCGTACACGTTCGACCACTGCGGGCCGCTGGCCCGGAGCGTGGAGGACTGCGCGCTGGCGCTGGACGCGCTGGCCGGCTACGACCCGCGGGATGCCGGCAGCCTGCGGCGGCCGATCCCCTCGTACCGCCAGGCTCTGGCCGGCGACCTGCGCGGGCTGAGGATCGGGGTGCTGAGGCATCACTGGGAGGAGGACCTCCCGGCGTCCGAGGACGTCCGACGCGCCATGGACGCCGCGCTCGACGTCCTGGGCGGGCTCGGCGCTCGGCTCGAGGAATGCCGGGTGAGGCCGCTCGCTAGCTACTTCGACGTCAAGATCATCATCGCCGAGAGCGAGATTTTCAGCGTCCACCAGAAGCACCTCATCGCGCGCCCCCGGGACTTCGGCGCCGACTTCCGCTCCCGCGTGCTGCCCTCGGTGCTCTTCACCGCTCACGACTACGTCCAGGCCTCCCGCGAGCATCGCCGCATGATGGTGGAGATGGAGCCGCTCTACGTCAGGTTCGACGCCTTCGTCACGGCGGCCCTGGGCGAGGCCCCGCGGCTCAGCGACTATCGCAGCGTCTCGTTCTGGCAGAGGCCGAGCCCGCTCACGGCCTGGAACGTGACGGGCCAGCCCGTGCTGGCCCTGCCCAGCGGGTTCGGCCCGAACGGCTTGCCCCTGGGCATGCAGATCGTCGGCCGGCCGTTCGGCGAGACCACGATTCTGAAGATCGGCCACGCCTACGAGCAGGCCACGGAATGGCACCGGCGACGGCCGCGGCTCCTGGCCGGTGCCCTGGCGCCGGAGGTCGTGCCGCCGCCGGTGCTCTCGGGCTCTGCCGATCCGGTGGACGGCGAGACGCGCGATCTCTGCGTGACGGCCGCCCGGCGGGCTGGATTGTCGCTCGACGACCTGATGCTAGCCCAGCTGCTGGAGGGTGCGCCGTACGCGCTGGGCATGGTGCGGCGGCTTCGCCGCGACCACGACCCGCACCACGAGCCGGCCAACGTCTTCAGCTTCCCGCCGGTGTGA